Proteins co-encoded in one Garra rufa chromosome 7, GarRuf1.0, whole genome shotgun sequence genomic window:
- the LOC141338908 gene encoding uncharacterized protein yields the protein MTQSDDTTTRPKPSTSISTSTLNTTSGSTTQSTPTKPNQPPEYNKDQVHAIFLLILLVIIIGEFFSAPAITIVDTMRAFGSVSTLRQLQLNFNLTLLKNGIFSMLRNLEVLNLHHNQINYLDVGVLSPLTSLALLDLTNNNLSTIQFKTFLSLNTYSTHIMLQGNPWNCDCDLQRVFRKLCNVKRLFLDDYDNLTCVNLDESHRNYTMKEEFCVAEMVTVLVITITVVFTVVAAIVMAEKKRKRKNKEKHWTEVGELSCASQD from the exons ATGACACAATCTGATGACACCACCACGAGGCCCAAGCCAAGCACATCCATTTCAACATCAACCCTCAACACCACGTCTGGCAGCACTACTCAAAGTACTCCGACCAAACCAAACCAACCTCCAGAATATAACAAAGACCAGGTTCATGCCATTTTCCTGCTGATTCTGCTCGTCATTATCATTGGCGAGTTTTTCAGTGCTCCGGCCATTACTATTGTGGATACG ATGAGGGCGTTTGGGTCCGTGAGTACCCTGCGCCAGCTACAACTCAACTTCAATTTAACGCTTCTCAAAAATGGCATCTTCTCTATGCTACGAAACCTCGAAGTCTTGAATTTACATCACAACCAAATAAACTACTTGGATGTCGGTGTGCTTTCTCCATTGACCAGTCTGGCTCTACTGGACCTCACTAACAACAACCTCTCCACCATTCAGTTCAAGACCTTCCTAAGTCTCAACACATACAGCACTCACATAATGCTCCAAGGAAACCCGTGGAATTGCGACTGCGATCTGCAGCGAGTCTTCCGGAAGCTCTGTAATGTCAAGCGTCTCTTCCTGGACGACTACGACAACCTCACCTGTGTCAATTTGGATGAAAGTCACAGAAACTACACGATGAAAGAGGAATTCTGCGTTGCAGAGATGGTTACTGTCCTGGTTATCACCATCACGGTGGTCTTCACTGTTGTGGCTGCCATCGTAATGGCGGAGAAGAAACGGAAAAGAAAGAACAAAGAAAAGCACTGGACAGAAGTCGGCGAGTTGTCCTGTGCATCGCAAGACTGA